A region of Micromonospora chokoriensis DNA encodes the following proteins:
- a CDS encoding HlyD family efflux transporter periplasmic adaptor subunit — protein MKFRRQALRQLEAPEQLDRAVRLTTVPHWLATAALVIVVVAAGVWSVRTVVPRTVEAAGVLIHSNGISALDAIDSGQVTKVWASPHQRVAKGTPLYSLRTMDGKVVVENAPGDAYVVAWLVSEGEIVTPGTHLADLERLDTAGDALQAVVYAPAVAAPLLQPGVPVEVAAAAAPRNVFGTLAGQVATVGAFPETEASLRAFLGTGPDVRRLLAHGSVIRVTVALEPDPAAPGGLRWTKTPPPFQLNSASEVTAWFTVDEEHPIDWLLRR, from the coding sequence ATGAAGTTCCGGCGACAGGCGCTGCGTCAGCTGGAGGCCCCCGAGCAGTTGGACCGGGCGGTCCGGCTGACCACCGTGCCGCACTGGCTGGCCACCGCCGCGCTGGTCATCGTGGTGGTCGCCGCGGGCGTCTGGTCGGTACGCACCGTGGTGCCCCGCACCGTCGAGGCCGCCGGGGTGCTGATCCACTCCAACGGGATCTCCGCCCTCGACGCGATCGACAGCGGTCAGGTCACCAAGGTCTGGGCGTCCCCACACCAGCGGGTGGCCAAGGGCACTCCCCTCTACAGCCTGCGCACCATGGACGGCAAGGTGGTGGTGGAGAACGCGCCGGGTGACGCGTACGTCGTGGCCTGGCTGGTGTCGGAGGGGGAGATCGTCACCCCGGGCACGCACCTGGCGGATCTGGAGCGGCTCGACACCGCCGGGGACGCGTTGCAGGCGGTCGTGTACGCGCCGGCCGTCGCCGCCCCGCTGCTGCAACCCGGGGTACCCGTCGAAGTGGCCGCCGCGGCGGCACCGCGCAACGTGTTCGGCACCCTGGCCGGTCAGGTGGCCACCGTCGGCGCGTTCCCGGAGACCGAGGCGTCGCTGCGTGCCTTCCTGGGCACCGGGCCGGACGTGCGGCGGTTGCTGGCGCACGGCAGCGTGATCCGGGTGACCGTCGCCCTGGAGCCCGACCCGGCCGCGCCGGGCGGTCTGCGGTGGACGAAGACGCCGCCGCCGTTCCAGCTCAACTCGGCGAGCGAGGTCACCGCCTGGTTCACAGTGGACGAGGAGCACCCGATCGACTGGTTGCTGCGGCGATGA
- a CDS encoding ATP-binding cassette domain-containing protein has translation MSGAVEEDPGGGLIGYCADGVRQVCRLDGPVAGWLVTGGEADLFAVRRAGMSPSRRHHVARLPAGGLVPTSTALGAWQLILVPLPGAELRGLPQQNLALLERHARLDRPADEGPSLRARTAVTEMVAAVDLVLVTVADALRRGQAPREASTLSGREIVSLAQGSALTCTGGAWWLRSAGGQLRRNDGGPVEMSGEHELLLIAERDWVVAESACAVESHGSGDLLVAGQLRSAVDQHIARLLRVVESRIEEADAALLSGVRRRRQVDAAVLAAAARRSIGVIGAGAAVPVPDTEAGFDRYGRAASVVRVVTEGMGSPVNEPADRSGAALGDRAAVHAVSRASSLFLREVRLPERWWRRDLGPLVGWRVGTDPEQAVAVPLVFRRRRYHQVDPDTRARSPISAAVAATFAVEATQVQAPLPPTARMRHLLRAGLVGAGRDVRGLLFAAACVALLGLGVPLATGEVLGQLARQGEVDGLVGFVALMLSAAVVAGLVGVVQNLRLLRLDGRLQSGAQLAIWDRLLRLPARFFTGRSSGEIANSMLGISFVGEALSALLPQLVSAAATVAVTLGMLLVVEPVLGLWGAGIVAVTLLTFGGFAVLIVLQQRSALPAEHRAAAMTNQLLGGIVKIKVAAAEARAHARWSEVAATARAALQRVRQSQAGLVAFATVLPIAGQLVLFAVLMGPLAGRIAPADFFILNVGFAMLLGALLVLVSAGVEVIAAVPRLRSLNDILRADPEARPDRVDPGELRGEVALHRVTFAYQPDEPPVLVDIDLHVRPGEFVAIVGPSGCGKSTLLRLLLGFERQQQGAVLYDGQDLSELDVHAVRRQCGVVLQDGQLFAGSIRDNICGAGSFPLDQVWEAARMAGLADDLEALPMGMSTMVPFGGGTLSVGQRQRVLIARALAPRPRIIFLDEATSALDNRTQEVVTQSTATLAATRVVIAHRLSTVRAADTIVVLDEGRIVQRGSYDELMDQPEGLFHRLARRQLLSEPDRAETVVRDRQPDGQPATS, from the coding sequence ATGAGCGGCGCGGTGGAGGAGGACCCGGGCGGCGGCCTGATCGGCTACTGCGCCGACGGCGTACGCCAGGTCTGCCGCCTGGACGGCCCGGTGGCCGGCTGGTTGGTGACCGGCGGCGAGGCCGACCTGTTCGCGGTGCGCCGGGCCGGGATGAGCCCGTCGCGCCGCCACCATGTGGCCCGGCTGCCGGCGGGTGGCCTGGTGCCGACGTCCACCGCGCTCGGCGCGTGGCAGTTGATCCTGGTGCCGTTGCCCGGCGCGGAGTTGCGGGGGTTGCCCCAGCAGAACCTGGCCCTGCTGGAGCGGCACGCCCGTCTCGACCGGCCGGCGGACGAGGGACCGTCACTGCGGGCGCGGACCGCCGTGACGGAGATGGTCGCGGCGGTGGACCTGGTGTTGGTCACCGTCGCCGACGCGCTCCGTCGCGGGCAGGCGCCCCGGGAGGCGTCCACACTGAGCGGGCGCGAGATCGTCTCGCTGGCGCAGGGGAGCGCGCTCACCTGCACCGGGGGCGCCTGGTGGCTGCGGAGTGCCGGCGGCCAGCTGCGACGCAACGACGGCGGTCCGGTGGAGATGTCCGGGGAGCACGAGCTGCTGCTGATCGCCGAGCGGGACTGGGTGGTGGCCGAGTCGGCGTGCGCGGTGGAGAGCCACGGTAGCGGGGACCTGCTGGTCGCCGGCCAGCTCCGCTCGGCGGTCGACCAGCACATTGCCCGGCTCCTGCGCGTGGTGGAGAGCCGGATCGAGGAGGCCGACGCCGCCCTGCTGAGTGGGGTGCGGCGTCGCCGGCAGGTCGACGCCGCCGTCCTCGCCGCGGCGGCCCGCCGCTCGATCGGGGTGATCGGCGCGGGCGCAGCGGTTCCGGTGCCGGACACCGAGGCCGGTTTCGACAGGTACGGGCGGGCCGCCTCGGTGGTCCGGGTGGTCACCGAGGGCATGGGCAGCCCGGTCAACGAGCCGGCCGACCGCAGTGGCGCGGCGTTGGGCGACCGGGCCGCTGTGCACGCGGTGTCCCGAGCGTCCAGCCTGTTCCTGCGTGAGGTGCGACTACCGGAGCGGTGGTGGCGTCGGGACCTCGGGCCGCTGGTGGGTTGGCGGGTCGGCACCGACCCGGAGCAGGCCGTCGCGGTGCCGTTGGTGTTCCGGCGACGCCGCTACCACCAGGTCGACCCGGACACCCGCGCGCGCAGTCCGATCAGCGCGGCCGTCGCGGCGACGTTCGCCGTCGAGGCGACCCAGGTGCAGGCCCCACTGCCGCCGACCGCCCGGATGCGTCACCTGCTGCGGGCCGGGCTCGTCGGCGCGGGCCGCGACGTGCGTGGCCTGCTGTTCGCCGCCGCCTGCGTCGCGCTGCTCGGCCTGGGGGTGCCGCTGGCCACCGGCGAGGTGCTCGGTCAACTGGCCCGGCAGGGTGAGGTGGACGGCCTGGTCGGTTTCGTCGCCCTGATGCTCAGCGCCGCGGTGGTCGCCGGGCTGGTCGGTGTGGTGCAGAACCTCCGGCTGCTGCGGTTGGACGGCCGGTTGCAGTCCGGCGCGCAGCTGGCGATCTGGGACCGGCTCCTGCGCCTGCCGGCCCGGTTCTTCACCGGTCGCAGCAGCGGCGAGATCGCCAATTCGATGTTGGGAATCTCGTTCGTCGGTGAGGCGCTGAGCGCCTTGCTGCCACAGCTCGTCTCGGCGGCGGCGACCGTCGCGGTGACCCTCGGCATGCTCCTCGTGGTCGAACCCGTGCTCGGGCTGTGGGGGGCGGGGATCGTCGCCGTCACACTGCTGACCTTCGGCGGGTTCGCCGTGTTGATCGTCCTCCAGCAACGGTCCGCGCTGCCGGCGGAGCACCGGGCGGCGGCGATGACCAACCAGTTGCTCGGCGGCATTGTCAAGATCAAGGTGGCGGCTGCCGAAGCCCGGGCCCACGCCCGCTGGTCGGAGGTGGCCGCGACCGCCCGGGCGGCGCTGCAACGGGTCCGGCAGAGCCAGGCGGGTCTGGTCGCCTTCGCGACCGTGCTGCCGATCGCCGGACAACTGGTCCTCTTCGCCGTGCTGATGGGGCCGCTGGCCGGCCGGATCGCCCCCGCCGACTTCTTCATCCTCAACGTCGGCTTCGCGATGCTGCTCGGCGCGCTGCTGGTGCTGGTGTCGGCCGGGGTCGAGGTGATCGCCGCAGTGCCCCGGCTGCGCAGCCTGAACGACATCCTGCGCGCCGACCCCGAGGCACGGCCGGACAGGGTGGACCCGGGCGAGCTGCGCGGCGAGGTCGCGCTGCACCGGGTCACCTTCGCCTACCAGCCGGACGAGCCGCCGGTGCTCGTCGACATCGACCTGCACGTCCGCCCTGGTGAGTTCGTCGCCATCGTCGGGCCGAGCGGCTGCGGGAAGTCCACCCTGCTGCGGCTGCTGCTCGGCTTCGAGCGCCAGCAGCAGGGCGCGGTGCTCTACGACGGGCAGGACCTCTCCGAACTCGACGTGCACGCGGTCCGCCGACAGTGCGGGGTGGTCCTGCAGGACGGCCAACTCTTCGCCGGCTCGATCCGGGACAACATCTGCGGGGCCGGGAGTTTCCCCCTGGACCAGGTCTGGGAGGCGGCGCGCATGGCCGGCCTCGCCGACGATCTGGAGGCCCTCCCGATGGGGATGAGCACGATGGTGCCCTTCGGTGGTGGGACGCTCTCCGTCGGGCAGCGCCAGCGGGTGCTGATCGCCCGTGCGCTGGCTCCCCGGCCCCGGATCATCTTCCTCGACGAGGCGACCAGCGCCCTGGACAACCGCACCCAGGAGGTGGTGACCCAAAGCACCGCCACCCTGGCCGCGACCCGGGTGGTCATCGCCCACCGGCTGTCCACGGTCCGTGCCGCGGACACCATCGTGGTCCTCGACGAGGGGCGGATCGTCCAGCGGGGCAGCTACGACGAGCTGATGGACCAACCCGAGGGGCTGTTCCACCGGTTGGCGCGGCGACAGCTGTTGAGCGAGCCGGATCGGGCCGAGACCGTGGTGCGGGACCGGCAGCCGGACGGGCAGCCCGCGACGAGCTGA
- a CDS encoding class IIb bacteriocin, lactobin A/cerein 7B family, with translation MSNDGQEYGARFVTKYSELVTAVWRSDEELQRLLADPTGYATAAGLPVEPGSRVEVDRAQPATLYTKDQIVSDWAGTPGVHVLHVPEVPLVDLNELTEAELETVAGGVAPIADNNVNIIAVLIL, from the coding sequence ATGAGCAACGACGGACAGGAATACGGCGCGAGGTTCGTGACCAAGTATTCGGAGCTGGTGACCGCGGTGTGGCGCAGCGACGAGGAACTGCAACGCCTGCTCGCCGACCCGACCGGCTACGCCACGGCCGCCGGCCTGCCGGTCGAGCCCGGCTCCCGGGTCGAGGTCGACCGCGCCCAGCCCGCCACGCTCTACACCAAGGACCAGATCGTCTCCGACTGGGCGGGCACGCCCGGCGTGCACGTGCTGCACGTGCCCGAGGTGCCGCTGGTCGACCTCAACGAGCTGACCGAGGCCGAGTTGGAGACGGTCGCCGGCGGTGTCGCCCCGATCGCCGACAACAACGTCAACATCATCGCGGTCCTCATCCTCTGA
- a CDS encoding MerR family transcriptional regulator: protein MFRHRVLPEATVTINEVTTTPGGPAGYSVEELARKVGMSPRNIRAHQARRLLPPPVRHGRAAFYDDSHVRRLDAILALQRQGFNLVSIEAMLGVRASDDAPDGLTAMLQRLTADRPALAHALTRHGVIGRTTDGSVRTVRPRPLRAALDLHRVRVGTVPALQTLSEVLDSLRPVADELVAAVTARLLALAPELVRSGTGTSWADLDRETLLLTQGVVNVLTEAFRLAAENQAETHVAELLENHLDTDVCLEDGTVIDNG, encoded by the coding sequence ATGTTCCGCCACCGAGTGCTGCCGGAGGCCACCGTGACCATCAACGAGGTGACGACGACGCCCGGCGGCCCGGCCGGGTACAGCGTGGAGGAACTCGCCCGCAAGGTCGGGATGTCGCCGCGCAACATCCGCGCCCACCAGGCCCGGCGGCTGCTGCCCCCGCCGGTGCGGCACGGCCGGGCCGCCTTCTACGACGACTCCCACGTCCGCCGGCTGGACGCGATCCTCGCCCTGCAACGGCAGGGCTTCAACCTGGTCTCCATCGAGGCGATGCTCGGGGTGCGGGCCAGTGACGACGCGCCCGACGGTCTGACCGCGATGCTGCAACGGCTCACCGCCGACCGTCCCGCGCTGGCCCACGCGCTGACCCGGCACGGTGTGATCGGCCGGACCACCGACGGCAGCGTCCGCACCGTCCGACCACGACCGTTGCGCGCCGCGCTGGACCTGCACCGGGTACGGGTGGGTACGGTGCCGGCGCTGCAGACCCTCAGTGAGGTGCTGGACAGCCTCCGGCCGGTCGCCGACGAGCTGGTCGCCGCCGTCACCGCTCGACTGCTGGCCCTCGCGCCGGAGCTGGTGCGCAGCGGCACCGGGACGTCCTGGGCCGACCTCGACCGGGAGACCCTGTTACTGACCCAGGGTGTGGTCAACGTGCTCACCGAGGCGTTCCGGCTCGCTGCGGAGAACCAGGCCGAGACGCACGTGGCGGAGCTGCTGGAGAACCACCTCGACACGGACGTGTGCCTGGAGGACGGCACTGTCATCGACAACGGCTGA
- a CDS encoding YcaO-like family protein, with the protein MTDTTETIAFRSGTYRTASVEQTWERVGGMLDRFRITRVADITRLDEIGLPVHVAYRPVGATMAVSVGTGATATQSRVSAVMESIESWHAENLRPGTVVRSPAAALDLPYDVRWLHLAERSPVTPAVVLDWVAGRGLVTGAPCLVPRATIELDFTIRRGWDRALFTPSSNGLATGNTFAEASLHALLEVIERDCIAPYCTSSLAERTYADPGTATNAMTRTVHDALVQAGCWVEVCDITNAIGVPCYAASIWSEDLPVTFGGFGCHVDPQIAVGRAMSEAAQSRLVMVSGARDDIDATAYHDVGAPPVPPPTVDRPVQPVRRDLPPAGDVTEVLRELASRVQRITGVEPFSVDLTHDDIGIAVSKVFAPGLRMFDERALSTRPGVPRD; encoded by the coding sequence ATGACTGACACGACCGAAACCATCGCGTTCCGATCCGGCACCTACCGGACGGCCAGCGTGGAGCAGACCTGGGAACGGGTCGGTGGGATGCTCGACCGATTCCGGATCACCCGGGTCGCCGACATCACCCGACTCGACGAGATCGGCCTACCGGTGCACGTCGCCTACCGGCCGGTCGGAGCCACCATGGCGGTGAGCGTCGGCACCGGCGCCACCGCGACGCAGTCCCGGGTCAGCGCGGTGATGGAGAGCATCGAGTCCTGGCATGCCGAGAACCTCCGGCCGGGGACCGTCGTGCGGTCCCCGGCCGCGGCGCTCGACCTGCCGTACGACGTGCGGTGGCTGCACCTGGCCGAGCGGTCGCCGGTGACCCCCGCCGTCGTGCTCGACTGGGTGGCCGGCCGTGGCCTGGTGACCGGCGCGCCCTGCCTGGTGCCACGCGCCACCATCGAACTCGACTTCACCATCCGACGGGGCTGGGACCGCGCGCTGTTCACCCCCAGCAGCAACGGCCTGGCCACCGGGAACACCTTCGCCGAGGCGAGCCTGCACGCCCTGCTGGAGGTCATCGAGCGGGACTGCATCGCCCCGTACTGCACCTCGTCGTTGGCCGAGCGCACCTACGCCGACCCGGGCACCGCCACCAACGCGATGACCCGCACCGTGCACGACGCGCTGGTGCAGGCGGGCTGCTGGGTGGAGGTCTGCGACATCACCAACGCGATCGGGGTGCCCTGCTACGCCGCGTCGATCTGGTCGGAGGACCTGCCGGTCACCTTCGGTGGCTTCGGCTGCCACGTGGACCCGCAGATCGCCGTCGGCCGGGCCATGTCGGAGGCCGCCCAGTCCCGGCTGGTCATGGTCTCCGGAGCCCGTGACGACATCGACGCCACCGCGTACCACGACGTGGGTGCCCCGCCGGTGCCGCCCCCGACCGTCGACCGCCCCGTGCAGCCGGTCCGCCGGGACCTCCCGCCCGCCGGCGACGTGACCGAGGTGCTGCGCGAGCTGGCATCCCGCGTCCAGCGGATCACCGGCGTCGAGCCGTTCAGCGTCGACCTGACGCACGACGACATCGGCATCGCGGTGAGCAAGGTGTTCGCCCCCGGCCTGCGGATGTTCGACGAGCGGGCCCTGAGTACCCGACCGGGAGTGCCCCGTGACTGA
- a CDS encoding TfuA-like protein: MTDVVFIGPSLPIDEVGRLLPDAVVLPPVAHGDLLRLDVVAGDRVLVIDGFFLQHPPVRHREILDLLDSGVTVAGAASMGALRAAELWPFGMRGVGQVFQLYRDGVVTGDDEVAVVHGPAEEGHHTLSEPLVNIRVQLRRAVAARVLDDAEAALLLDAARELPFRRRSYRAMERSAPPELAALVDRFVTWHRQDPWDAKGADARLLLSMAADDAPELCPAHAGDQPIDNLHTRFLDSWRARFAGQSTGGHWVSDREAAAVLMLLHPEEPAWHRREVLAGLAGVDITDPTAEERAYEVARERGLATVLPSGHDWLTDSERDLDDREAVLRVLVRAFGTTPHRSLALWMVAAPLRTPALLAAARQVAATAASLNETVVPRTTGNRRPGDRLHFRTEVVDACFAALWGCDTDGLEAAAWDRGFVDLMAFRFAAEPLVAYVKAFGAPRLPEVAQPAPEDTLAASAARVG, encoded by the coding sequence GTGACTGACGTCGTCTTCATCGGTCCGAGCCTGCCGATCGACGAGGTCGGCCGGTTGCTGCCCGACGCGGTGGTGCTGCCGCCCGTCGCGCACGGCGACCTGCTCCGCCTGGACGTCGTCGCCGGCGACCGGGTGCTCGTCATCGACGGGTTCTTCCTGCAACACCCGCCGGTCCGCCACCGCGAGATCCTCGACCTGCTCGACAGTGGGGTGACAGTGGCCGGTGCCGCCAGCATGGGCGCGCTGCGCGCCGCCGAGCTCTGGCCGTTCGGCATGCGGGGCGTGGGCCAGGTGTTCCAGCTCTACCGCGACGGCGTCGTGACCGGCGACGACGAGGTGGCGGTGGTGCACGGGCCCGCCGAGGAAGGTCACCACACGCTCAGCGAGCCGCTGGTGAACATCCGGGTCCAACTACGCCGCGCCGTCGCCGCCAGAGTGCTCGACGACGCCGAGGCCGCACTGCTGCTGGACGCCGCCCGGGAGCTGCCCTTCCGGCGGCGGTCGTACCGCGCGATGGAGCGCTCCGCGCCACCTGAACTCGCGGCCCTGGTGGACCGCTTCGTGACCTGGCACCGGCAGGACCCCTGGGATGCCAAGGGCGCCGACGCACGGCTGCTGCTGTCCATGGCGGCGGACGACGCCCCTGAGCTGTGCCCCGCGCACGCCGGTGACCAACCGATCGACAACCTGCACACCCGCTTCCTCGACAGTTGGCGCGCCCGGTTCGCCGGGCAGTCGACCGGTGGGCACTGGGTCAGCGACCGTGAGGCCGCCGCGGTGCTGATGCTGCTGCACCCCGAGGAGCCGGCCTGGCACCGACGGGAGGTGCTGGCCGGGCTGGCCGGTGTCGACATCACCGACCCGACCGCCGAGGAACGGGCCTACGAGGTGGCCCGTGAGCGAGGACTGGCGACGGTGCTGCCGAGCGGGCACGACTGGCTGACCGACTCCGAACGCGACCTCGACGATCGCGAGGCGGTGCTGCGGGTGTTGGTGCGGGCGTTCGGCACCACGCCGCACCGGAGCCTGGCGCTGTGGATGGTCGCGGCGCCGCTGCGTACCCCCGCGCTGCTCGCCGCCGCGCGCCAGGTCGCCGCCACCGCCGCGTCGCTGAACGAGACGGTCGTCCCGCGGACGACCGGGAACCGTCGCCCGGGCGACCGGCTGCACTTCCGGACGGAGGTCGTCGACGCGTGCTTCGCCGCGCTGTGGGGCTGCGACACCGACGGGCTGGAAGCGGCGGCATGGGACCGGGGCTTCGTCGACCTGATGGCGTTCAGGTTTGCCGCCGAACCACTGGTGGCGTACGTCAAGGCGTTCGGCGCCCCACGGCTGCCGGAGGTGGCGCAGCCCGCGCCGGAGGACACCCTGGCCGCTTCAGCGGCCCGGGTCGGCTGA
- a CDS encoding NHLP family bacteriocin export ABC transporter peptidase/permease/ATPase subunit: MEAVECGAAALGILLAHHGRHVPLEELRRVCGVSRDGSTAATVLKGARRYGMVAKGFQMDLAGLATVALPAVLFWRFEHFVVLEGLGRNKVFINDPATGPRAVSWEEFDGAFTGIVLTMEPGPEFRPGGTRYRMVRTLAQRWRGPGSAIAQMLLLGLLIAVVGLTIPVMAQVFVDRVLLQEDQAAFAGLVAAVAVATVLTFLASLLQQRLTVRAETALALASAARFFRHLLRLPPSFFDQRQAADLGQRVRGNDVVAEVLTRRAATTVVDTGLVLAYGALLCQYDVLLGLCAVVLAGLNVSVLRYVASTRSIAVAGLQADRSKLVTTVYTTVQLIETVKAGGEEERAVARFAARQATVASRQQRLGVPTAVLSVLPAFLASGTTAVLLGLGSRQVVAESMTVGVLVAMQSLAVAMNRPLGNLTALGSRLQDMSADLNRLRDVERYPLPPAEEQPARPLTPMEGHLRIENVTFGYNPLGRPLLEDFSLDLPPGARVALVGRSGSGKSTVGRLVAGLYRPWTGRVTVDGVDRPGTDDGLWAATVAMVDQDQRLFEGTVRDNVTMWDLTVADEDVVTALTDACFYDEVAARPGGLSSPVRENARNFSGGQRQRLEIARALVRNPRVLVLDEATSALDAETERRIDMHLRRRGATCLIVAHRLSTVRDCDLIVVLDGGREVERGTHEQLVARDGAYARLVRDQ; this comes from the coding sequence ATGGAGGCGGTGGAGTGCGGCGCCGCCGCGCTCGGAATCCTGCTCGCCCACCATGGCCGGCACGTGCCGCTGGAGGAGTTGCGCCGGGTGTGCGGCGTGAGCCGGGACGGCTCGACCGCCGCCACGGTGCTCAAGGGCGCCCGCCGGTACGGGATGGTGGCCAAGGGTTTCCAGATGGACCTGGCCGGCCTGGCCACTGTGGCGTTGCCGGCGGTGCTGTTCTGGCGGTTCGAGCACTTCGTGGTGCTGGAAGGGCTCGGCCGCAACAAGGTCTTCATCAACGACCCGGCGACCGGCCCCCGGGCGGTGAGTTGGGAGGAGTTCGACGGGGCCTTCACCGGCATCGTGCTCACCATGGAACCCGGCCCGGAGTTCCGCCCGGGCGGCACCCGTTACCGGATGGTCCGAACGTTGGCGCAGCGGTGGCGCGGCCCGGGTTCGGCGATCGCGCAGATGCTGCTGCTCGGGTTGCTGATCGCCGTGGTCGGTCTGACCATCCCGGTGATGGCCCAGGTCTTCGTCGACCGGGTGCTGTTGCAGGAGGACCAGGCCGCGTTCGCCGGCCTGGTGGCGGCGGTGGCGGTGGCCACCGTGCTGACCTTCCTGGCCAGCCTGCTCCAGCAACGCCTGACCGTACGCGCGGAGACAGCGCTCGCCCTCGCCAGCGCCGCCCGGTTCTTCCGACATCTGCTGCGGCTGCCGCCGTCGTTCTTCGACCAGCGCCAGGCTGCCGACCTGGGTCAGCGCGTCCGCGGCAACGACGTGGTCGCCGAGGTGCTCACCCGTCGCGCGGCCACCACGGTGGTGGACACCGGCCTGGTGCTGGCGTACGGGGCGTTGCTCTGCCAGTACGACGTCCTCCTCGGGTTGTGCGCGGTGGTCCTCGCCGGGTTGAACGTCAGCGTGCTGCGCTACGTCGCCTCGACCAGGTCGATCGCCGTCGCCGGTCTCCAGGCGGATCGCAGCAAGCTGGTGACCACCGTGTACACCACGGTCCAGCTGATCGAGACGGTGAAGGCGGGGGGCGAGGAGGAACGGGCGGTGGCCCGGTTCGCGGCGCGGCAGGCCACCGTCGCCTCCCGGCAGCAGCGGCTGGGGGTGCCCACCGCTGTGCTCTCCGTCCTGCCCGCGTTCCTCGCCTCGGGGACCACCGCGGTGCTGCTCGGACTGGGCAGCCGACAGGTCGTGGCGGAGTCGATGACGGTCGGCGTGCTGGTCGCCATGCAGAGCCTGGCCGTCGCGATGAACCGGCCGTTGGGCAACCTCACCGCCCTGGGTTCCCGGTTGCAGGACATGAGCGCCGACCTCAACCGGCTGCGTGACGTGGAGCGTTACCCACTGCCGCCGGCCGAGGAGCAACCCGCCCGACCGCTGACGCCGATGGAGGGGCATCTGCGCATCGAGAACGTCACCTTCGGCTACAACCCGCTGGGCCGTCCCCTGCTGGAGGACTTCAGCCTGGACCTGCCGCCGGGGGCCCGGGTGGCGCTCGTCGGGCGGTCGGGCAGCGGCAAGTCGACGGTGGGCCGGCTGGTCGCCGGGCTCTACCGCCCGTGGACCGGTCGGGTCACTGTGGACGGTGTCGACCGCCCGGGCACCGACGACGGTCTCTGGGCGGCCACTGTCGCCATGGTGGACCAGGACCAGCGGCTGTTCGAGGGGACGGTCCGGGACAACGTCACCATGTGGGACCTCACCGTGGCCGACGAGGACGTCGTCACCGCGCTGACCGACGCGTGTTTCTACGACGAGGTCGCGGCCCGCCCGGGCGGTCTGTCCAGTCCGGTACGGGAGAACGCCCGCAACTTCTCCGGTGGCCAACGGCAGCGTCTGGAGATCGCCCGTGCGCTCGTCCGCAACCCGCGGGTGCTGGTGCTCGACGAGGCCACCAGCGCGCTGGACGCCGAGACCGAACGCCGGATCGACATGCATCTGCGCCGGCGGGGAGCGACCTGCCTCATCGTTGCCCACCGCCTGTCCACGGTCCGCGACTGCGACCTGATCGTCGTGCTGGACGGCGGTCGGGAGGTGGAGCGCGGCACCCACGAGCAACTGGTCGCCCGGGACGGCGCGTACGCGCGACTGGTCCGGGACCAGTGA